In a single window of the Mucilaginibacter defluvii genome:
- a CDS encoding TolC family protein, which yields MKRVFIVLLNIIAVSGVFAQTQPRPDTISGNVSLQQCINYALQNQPLARQAVLDEDINERDIRIGLAGWLPQATGTGQLQHYYEGGPNANAANVPGSVLQNQNISNLSILGVQVSQVLYNNDVFLASRAAKYSRQYYKQNTESTRINLISDVSKAYYDVLLSQRQLKITNEDILRLQRSLKDARSRYEAGVSDKIDFKQATIALNNSTATRKQIAESIKSREAYLKQLMGVNANTSLSLQFDSTRFETEAAIDTNQTLDVTRRVEYRMLQSQKTLQNLNVSYYKWGFLPSLSAIGTYNLIYASSSISNLYNNSFPNGYVGLSLSVPLFQGTRRIQNLRKARLQEERVDLDLINTQNSINTEYVQALANYKSNYTAWQLVKENVDLARDVFNVVSLQYREGIKTYLDVIVSQTDLRTAQLNYYNSLFQVLSSKIDLERSLGKISAQQN from the coding sequence ATGAAGAGAGTATTTATCGTTCTATTAAATATCATCGCCGTAAGCGGAGTGTTTGCCCAAACACAACCGCGGCCCGATACTATCTCGGGTAACGTAAGCTTACAACAATGTATTAATTACGCGTTACAGAATCAGCCCTTGGCTCGACAAGCCGTCCTCGATGAGGATATTAATGAACGCGACATCCGTATCGGGCTGGCTGGCTGGCTTCCGCAGGCAACGGGCACCGGGCAACTGCAGCATTATTATGAAGGCGGGCCCAATGCTAACGCCGCTAACGTGCCAGGCAGTGTTCTGCAAAATCAAAATATCAGTAACCTATCTATATTAGGTGTACAGGTTAGCCAGGTTTTGTATAATAACGATGTATTCCTGGCGTCGCGCGCCGCCAAATATTCACGCCAATATTATAAGCAGAATACCGAAAGCACGCGTATTAATCTGATATCCGACGTAAGTAAAGCTTACTACGATGTGTTATTATCGCAACGCCAGCTCAAAATAACCAATGAGGATATTTTGCGTTTGCAACGCAGCCTGAAGGACGCCCGCAGTCGTTACGAAGCCGGCGTGTCTGACAAGATTGACTTTAAGCAAGCAACTATCGCGCTTAATAATTCAACGGCAACCCGTAAACAGATTGCAGAAAGTATAAAAAGCCGAGAAGCTTATTTGAAACAACTGATGGGTGTAAACGCTAATACATCATTAAGCTTACAGTTCGATTCAACCCGTTTTGAGACTGAAGCCGCCATAGATACCAACCAAACGCTGGATGTAACCAGGCGGGTAGAGTACCGTATGTTGCAAAGCCAGAAAACGTTGCAAAATTTAAATGTAAGTTACTATAAATGGGGCTTCCTACCGTCGCTATCTGCTATTGGTACCTATAACCTCATATATGCTAGCAGCAGTATATCAAACTTGTATAATAATAGCTTTCCGAATGGTTATGTAGGGCTGTCGTTAAGCGTGCCCTTGTTTCAGGGTACCCGCAGGATACAAAATTTACGCAAGGCCCGTTTACAGGAAGAGCGTGTTGACCTGGATCTGATTAACACGCAAAATAGCATAAATACCGAGTATGTACAGGCGCTGGCTAATTACAAAAGCAATTACACCGCCTGGCAACTGGTTAAAGAAAATGTTGATTTAGCGCGCGATGTATTTAACGTAGTAAGTCTTCAGTATCGTGAGGGTATTAAAACATACCTGGATGTAATTGTATCGCAAACCGATCTGCGTACCGCTCAGCTTAATTATTACAACTCTTTGTTTCAGGTGCTGTCAAGCAAAATAGACCTTGAACGATCATTAGGAAAAATATCTGCACAACAAAACTAA
- a CDS encoding inositol-3-phosphate synthase, producing MKHNIKPAEGKLGILLPGLGAVATTMIAGVESVKKGLTQPIGSLTQMGTIRLGKRTENRRPKIKDFVPLADLNDIVWGGWDVYSDNVYEAASHAQVLERHHIEAVKEQLQAIVPMKAAFDRDYARNLDGTHVKTGTRWEMAQELMEDITNFKESNGLDRVVIVWCASTEVFFEASDIHSTLEKFEEALKADDKRIAPSMLYAYAALKLGVPFANGAPNLTVDIPAMVELAKLTGTPIAGKDFKTGQTLVKTILAPGLATRSLGVSGWFSTNILGNRDGLVLDAPENFKTKEVSKGGVLEDILNADDQPELYGDLYHKIRINYYPPHGDNKESWDNIDIFGWMGYKMQIKINFLCRDSILAAPVALDLALFSDFAKRAGMSGIQEWLSFYLKSPQTAPGLPAENDIFKQLIKLENTLRYLMGEDLITHLGLDYYEELVEVEN from the coding sequence ATGAAACACAACATTAAACCTGCTGAGGGTAAATTGGGTATCCTCCTGCCGGGCTTAGGCGCGGTAGCTACAACAATGATCGCGGGTGTTGAGTCTGTTAAAAAAGGATTGACTCAACCTATCGGCTCGTTAACGCAAATGGGCACTATACGTTTAGGTAAAAGAACTGAGAACCGCAGGCCTAAGATCAAAGATTTCGTTCCGCTGGCTGACCTGAATGATATTGTTTGGGGCGGTTGGGATGTTTATTCAGACAACGTTTACGAAGCTGCAAGCCACGCGCAGGTATTAGAGCGTCATCACATCGAGGCTGTTAAAGAGCAATTACAGGCTATCGTGCCGATGAAAGCCGCTTTCGACCGCGATTACGCCCGTAACCTTGACGGCACCCACGTTAAAACCGGTACCCGTTGGGAAATGGCGCAAGAGCTGATGGAAGACATCACCAACTTTAAAGAATCAAACGGCCTTGACCGTGTGGTTATCGTTTGGTGTGCTTCAACTGAGGTTTTCTTTGAAGCCAGCGATATCCACAGCACCCTTGAGAAATTTGAAGAAGCCCTTAAAGCCGATGATAAACGCATTGCGCCAAGTATGCTTTACGCCTACGCGGCACTTAAGTTAGGCGTGCCTTTCGCTAACGGTGCTCCAAACTTAACAGTTGACATTCCGGCAATGGTTGAACTGGCTAAATTAACCGGCACTCCTATCGCGGGTAAAGATTTTAAAACTGGCCAAACTTTGGTTAAAACTATTCTTGCACCAGGTTTAGCTACTCGTTCATTAGGCGTTAGCGGCTGGTTCTCGACCAACATTTTGGGTAACCGCGATGGTTTAGTACTTGACGCGCCTGAAAACTTCAAAACTAAAGAAGTATCAAAAGGTGGTGTATTAGAGGATATTCTGAATGCTGACGATCAGCCTGAATTATACGGCGATCTTTACCACAAGATCCGCATAAACTACTACCCTCCGCATGGCGATAATAAAGAAAGCTGGGATAACATCGACATCTTTGGCTGGATGGGTTATAAAATGCAGATCAAGATTAACTTTCTTTGCCGCGACTCAATCCTCGCTGCACCCGTAGCGCTTGACCTTGCCCTGTTTAGTGATTTTGCTAAACGTGCCGGCATGAGCGGTATACAAGAGTGGTTATCATTCTACCTGAAAAGCCCGCAAACCGCGCCAGGCTTACCGGCTGAAAACGATATCTTCAAGCAATTGATTAAATTGGAGAATACCCTGCGTTACCTGATGGGCGAAGATTTGATTACACACTTAGGCCTTGATTACTACGAAGAACTGGTAGAAGTAGAAAATTAA
- a CDS encoding DUF5686 and carboxypeptidase-like regulatory domain-containing protein, with product MNKNTPVKKLFLLTLFLFQSTLLLAQITVVNGTVIDAKNKKPLPYVSVAFAGTSTGTTTNADGRFFLQSVKAQSSLQVSFVGYKTVNFAIKPGAEQNVTIRLTAEPQALNEVIVKSQKKQKYSNKNNPAVELIRKVIENKEKNQPESYEFVEYRSYDKMQFSFLNVSSKLADKKFFKKYKFLIDNRDTTTIPGKNLLPFYLNEKVSHTFYRKNPEKKHTVVLGEKAVNFGPFVDSEGIGAYFKHMYSEINIYDNNVMLLTNQWLSPIAGVSPNFYKFFITDTVTTAGNEKLVELSFTPRNTADMLFEGMLYVTLDGNYAVQRAVLKANRNINLNFVKSMEVDLDFAKNTDGRYHLNKSTTLADFGFNKDKSGGLFGIRTITFDKFFINTPRPDAAYAGEAVVYMDEAKERNEQFWRENRLDTLSIAESKVYTNIDSLTRMPSYRRTADLLSLLVFGYKGFGKFEVGPANSFYSFNPVEGFRLRFGGRTTYDFSKRIFFETYAAYGFKDERWKYFLSSTYSLNAKSIYKFPQHYVRASFQRDTKIPGLNLDFVREDNFLLSFKRGNNDKYLYNDFYRFDYVREFENHFSYKFNFTKWTQEPAGSLYFNRLVNGALISDRYLTTSELSLNLRYAPYEQFYQGKMFRTPIISKYPIFNLYYTKGVKDLFGGQYGYDKLLGRIDKHFYLSVFGYADVALEAGHIFGKVPYPLLNIHRANQTYAYDVDSYNLMNFLEFVSDDYQAISIDQHFYGFFFNKIPLLKKLKWREVVSFKALYGGLRSENDPSLHPDLYQFPVDESGKPITYSLGSKPYIEGSVGIENIFKFIRLDLVKRFNYLDNPNVSEWGLRTRITFDF from the coding sequence ATGAATAAAAACACACCGGTAAAAAAACTTTTTTTACTCACCCTATTCCTTTTTCAATCAACCTTATTATTAGCCCAAATTACCGTTGTTAACGGCACCGTTATCGATGCCAAAAACAAAAAGCCGCTCCCCTATGTGTCGGTAGCATTTGCGGGTACCAGCACAGGCACAACCACAAATGCCGACGGTAGGTTTTTTCTGCAATCCGTAAAAGCGCAGAGCAGTTTGCAGGTATCATTTGTAGGCTATAAAACCGTAAACTTTGCCATAAAGCCTGGAGCCGAACAAAATGTAACCATCCGGTTAACTGCTGAACCGCAAGCGCTTAACGAGGTAATTGTTAAAAGCCAGAAAAAGCAAAAATATAGCAACAAGAACAATCCCGCCGTTGAGTTGATCCGTAAGGTAATTGAAAATAAAGAGAAGAACCAACCGGAAAGCTATGAGTTTGTGGAATATCGCAGTTACGACAAAATGCAATTCTCGTTCCTGAATGTTTCGAGCAAACTGGCCGACAAAAAGTTCTTTAAAAAGTATAAGTTCCTGATTGATAACCGCGACACGACCACCATTCCGGGTAAAAACCTGCTTCCATTTTATCTTAACGAAAAAGTATCGCATACGTTCTACCGTAAAAATCCGGAGAAAAAACACACCGTGGTTTTAGGCGAAAAAGCGGTAAACTTTGGCCCGTTTGTAGACAGTGAGGGCATTGGCGCGTATTTCAAGCACATGTACTCCGAGATCAACATTTACGACAACAACGTAATGCTGCTCACCAACCAGTGGCTCAGCCCGATAGCAGGCGTATCGCCCAACTTCTATAAGTTTTTTATAACCGATACCGTTACCACCGCCGGTAACGAAAAGCTTGTGGAGCTAAGCTTTACCCCACGCAATACCGCCGACATGTTGTTTGAGGGTATGCTTTACGTTACACTCGACGGTAACTATGCGGTACAGCGAGCGGTATTAAAAGCGAACCGGAACATCAACCTAAACTTTGTAAAAAGCATGGAGGTTGACCTTGACTTTGCTAAAAATACCGACGGGCGTTATCACCTGAACAAAAGCACCACGCTGGCCGATTTTGGTTTTAACAAAGATAAATCGGGCGGATTATTTGGTATAAGAACCATTACGTTCGACAAGTTTTTCATCAACACGCCCCGGCCTGATGCCGCTTACGCGGGGGAAGCCGTTGTATATATGGATGAGGCAAAAGAACGAAATGAACAGTTTTGGCGCGAAAACCGGCTGGATACGCTAAGCATTGCCGAATCAAAAGTATATACTAATATTGATAGCCTCACACGTATGCCATCCTACCGGCGCACAGCGGATCTGCTGTCGCTGCTGGTATTCGGCTACAAAGGTTTCGGTAAGTTCGAGGTAGGTCCGGCAAACTCGTTCTACAGCTTTAACCCGGTGGAGGGTTTCAGGCTTAGGTTTGGCGGGCGTACTACTTATGATTTTAGTAAGCGAATTTTCTTTGAAACTTACGCGGCCTACGGTTTTAAAGATGAGCGCTGGAAATACTTTTTAAGCAGTACCTACTCGCTCAATGCTAAATCAATATATAAGTTTCCGCAGCATTATGTGCGGGCGAGCTTTCAGCGCGACACCAAGATACCCGGCTTAAACCTTGATTTTGTACGGGAAGATAATTTCCTGCTATCATTCAAGCGGGGTAATAACGATAAGTACCTGTATAACGATTTTTACCGGTTTGATTACGTGCGCGAGTTTGAAAACCACTTTTCGTACAAATTCAATTTTACCAAATGGACGCAGGAGCCGGCCGGGTCACTCTACTTTAACCGCCTGGTAAACGGCGCGTTGATCAGTGATCGCTATCTGACCACGAGCGAGTTAAGCCTTAACCTGCGTTACGCGCCTTACGAGCAATTTTACCAGGGCAAAATGTTTCGCACGCCAATCATCAGCAAATACCCGATATTCAATCTATATTACACCAAAGGAGTGAAAGACCTCTTTGGCGGGCAGTACGGTTACGACAAATTGTTGGGCCGTATTGATAAGCATTTTTACCTCTCGGTATTTGGCTATGCTGATGTAGCTTTAGAGGCCGGCCACATATTTGGCAAAGTGCCTTACCCCTTGCTGAACATCCACCGGGCAAACCAAACTTATGCTTACGATGTTGACTCGTATAACCTGATGAACTTTTTAGAGTTTGTAAGTGATGATTACCAAGCTATCAGCATCGATCAGCATTTTTACGGATTCTTTTTTAACAAGATACCATTGTTAAAAAAACTGAAGTGGCGTGAAGTGGTATCATTCAAGGCATTGTATGGCGGCCTGCGGAGTGAAAACGACCCGTCATTGCATCCGGATCTGTATCAATTTCCTGTGGATGAGTCCGGAAAACCGATCACTTATTCATTGGGAAGTAAACCTTACATTGAGGGGAGCGTTGGTATTGAAAATATTTTTAAATTTATCCGCCTGGATTTAGTAAAGAGATTTAATTATCTCGACAATCCAAACGTATCCGAATGGGGCTTGCGAACACGCATCACATTCGACTTTTAA
- a CDS encoding NAD(P)-dependent oxidoreductase codes for MKEKVLITGASGFVGYHLINEALKNNLEVYAAIRKSSSIDHLKDLDVKYVYPDFRDQEALSKLLSDNGINYIIHAAGATKARSQKEYDTINATYTVNLAKASVNADAQFKKFVLISSLAAVGPINSLEGTITDNTTPNPVTAYGRSKLAAEQQLKAIKGLNYTILRPTAVYGPRDKDIFIFFKQVVKGIEPYIGNKAQKLTFIYVTDLAEISVKALFAGAGKTYIISDGNFYNRYELGNITKSVLNLKAIKFHLPVNLVKVIAAIAEKVSSLSNKASALNIEKLKELTAANWNCDTEQAKHDLGFYPKYDLDAGLTETLNWYKANNWL; via the coding sequence ATGAAGGAAAAGGTTTTAATAACCGGTGCCAGCGGATTTGTGGGTTACCATTTGATTAATGAGGCTTTAAAAAATAACCTGGAGGTGTATGCCGCCATACGTAAAAGCAGCAGCATAGATCATTTAAAGGATCTGGATGTTAAATATGTATATCCGGACTTCCGCGATCAGGAAGCATTAAGCAAGCTATTAAGCGATAACGGCATTAATTATATCATACATGCTGCAGGCGCTACAAAAGCCCGCTCGCAAAAAGAGTACGATACTATAAACGCCACCTACACCGTGAACCTTGCAAAAGCATCGGTAAATGCAGATGCACAGTTCAAAAAATTTGTGCTGATAAGCAGCCTGGCTGCAGTTGGGCCTATAAACTCGTTAGAAGGTACCATTACTGACAATACCACACCTAACCCGGTAACCGCCTATGGCCGCAGTAAACTGGCTGCTGAACAACAACTGAAAGCCATAAAGGGATTGAACTATACCATTTTACGCCCTACCGCGGTTTATGGCCCCAGGGACAAGGATATTTTTATATTTTTTAAACAGGTAGTGAAAGGCATTGAACCTTACATTGGCAATAAAGCACAGAAATTAACCTTTATTTATGTTACCGATTTGGCCGAAATAAGTGTTAAAGCGCTGTTTGCAGGCGCGGGTAAAACCTACATCATCAGCGATGGAAATTTTTACAACCGCTACGAATTAGGTAATATTACAAAAAGTGTATTAAATTTGAAGGCTATAAAATTTCATCTGCCTGTAAATTTAGTAAAAGTAATTGCAGCAATTGCCGAAAAAGTTAGTTCTTTGAGCAACAAAGCTTCGGCATTAAATATTGAGAAATTAAAAGAGTTAACCGCCGCCAACTGGAACTGCGATACAGAACAAGCAAAACACGATCTGGGTTTTTACCCTAAGTATGACCTCGACGCGGGATTAACTGAAACGTTAAATTGGTATAAAGCAAATAACTGGCTTTAG
- the spt gene encoding serine palmitoyltransferase — protein sequence MGKKLHQKIAQFQDANMIRAKGLYPFFRPIESGQDTEVIINNQRVLMFGSNSYLGLTNHPKIKEAAKKAIDKYGTGCAGSRFLNGTLDIHIELENRLASYVGKEAAVLFSTGFQVNLGVLSCITGRNDYLILDEYDHASLIDGSRLSFSKVIKYAHNDMGDLQRKLSLLPEEAVKVIVVDGIFSMEGDIVKLPEIVRLADEYGANIMVDDAHSLGVIGENGSGTASHFGLTDEVDLIMSTFSKSLASLGGFIAADHDTIDYLKHRARSLMFSASMTPGSVASVIAALDIIESEPERITKLWDNTNYAKRLLTEEGFDIGASESPILPIYIRDNDKTFLVTNQLQRDGIFVNPVVSPAVPSDSSLLRFSLMATHTFDQIDEAVEKIAKAFKDVGVHTIKERI from the coding sequence ATGGGTAAAAAACTACATCAAAAAATTGCTCAGTTCCAGGATGCGAATATGATCAGGGCTAAAGGTCTGTACCCTTTTTTCAGACCTATTGAATCGGGGCAGGATACTGAAGTTATTATTAATAATCAACGTGTACTCATGTTTGGGTCAAACTCTTATTTGGGTTTAACCAACCATCCCAAAATTAAAGAAGCCGCAAAAAAAGCTATTGACAAATACGGTACTGGTTGTGCCGGGTCGCGATTTTTGAACGGTACGCTTGACATTCACATTGAACTTGAGAACAGGCTTGCCAGTTACGTTGGCAAAGAGGCTGCCGTATTGTTCAGCACCGGTTTCCAGGTAAACCTGGGCGTATTATCATGCATTACAGGCCGTAACGATTATTTAATATTAGACGAGTACGATCATGCTTCGTTAATTGACGGAAGCCGTTTATCATTTTCAAAAGTTATTAAATACGCCCACAATGATATGGGCGACCTGCAACGCAAACTAAGCTTGCTGCCTGAAGAGGCTGTTAAAGTAATTGTTGTTGATGGTATATTTAGTATGGAGGGCGACATTGTTAAGTTACCTGAAATTGTAAGGCTGGCTGATGAATATGGCGCCAACATTATGGTTGACGACGCGCACAGCTTAGGCGTAATCGGTGAAAACGGATCAGGTACGGCATCTCACTTCGGTTTAACAGACGAGGTTGATTTGATTATGAGTACTTTCAGTAAATCATTGGCCTCATTAGGTGGTTTTATTGCTGCCGACCATGATACGATTGATTATCTGAAACACCGTGCCCGTTCCCTGATGTTCAGCGCGAGCATGACGCCGGGATCAGTTGCGAGCGTTATAGCCGCTTTAGACATCATCGAATCAGAGCCTGAGCGTATAACCAAACTTTGGGATAACACCAACTACGCTAAGCGCCTGTTAACTGAAGAAGGTTTTGATATCGGCGCTTCAGAAAGCCCTATCCTGCCGATATATATCCGTGATAACGACAAAACATTCTTGGTTACTAACCAGTTGCAACGCGATGGTATATTTGTTAACCCGGTAGTATCGCCGGCAGTACCGTCAGATTCATCGCTGCTGCGTTTCTCGTTAATGGCCACACATACGTTCGACCAGATTGACGAAGCCGTTGAAAAAATAGCCAAGGCCTTTAAGGACGTAGGCGTTCACACCATAAAAGAGCGCATTTAA
- a CDS encoding DUF4833 domain-containing protein produces MYKLSALLLLVMYLMLAKSSKADNAYNNATSDTLKIAELPTPNGIEMLFYLQRDPNTNTIIYELNWNKDGTLNIDDPIHPYWKLYAKQQQCVELSMIQRKFAFGVSAKAIGAEKYDIRILSYKKIPLTLMKGTDGKYHIFVTILNRQAILNRVFVRIDGGPVWSPNVKFMELRGIDTATGKLIAERLKP; encoded by the coding sequence ATGTATAAATTATCGGCCTTACTGCTTTTGGTGATGTATTTAATGCTTGCCAAAAGCAGCAAAGCCGATAATGCTTATAACAACGCTACATCAGATACACTTAAGATAGCTGAGCTACCCACTCCTAACGGTATCGAAATGCTGTTTTACCTGCAGCGCGATCCGAATACCAATACCATTATTTACGAGCTCAACTGGAACAAAGACGGTACGCTGAATATAGACGACCCTATACACCCGTACTGGAAACTTTACGCCAAGCAGCAGCAGTGCGTTGAACTGAGCATGATACAGCGTAAATTTGCCTTTGGTGTTAGCGCGAAAGCAATTGGCGCCGAAAAATATGATATCAGAATATTGTCATACAAAAAAATTCCGCTAACGCTGATGAAGGGAACTGACGGAAAATATCATATCTTCGTAACCATTTTAAACAGGCAAGCGATACTTAACCGGGTGTTTGTACGTATTGATGGCGGCCCTGTTTGGTCGCCCAACGTAAAGTTTATGGAATTGAGAGGCATTGATACCGCAACCGGAAAACTTATTGCAGAGCGTTTAAAACCCTGA
- a CDS encoding efflux RND transporter periplasmic adaptor subunit has protein sequence MKHTSIYILAVTATVTWSACGSKQQQAGPPPATPISVVEAKKTPAAYYDNYQGIVVALNTVELRSQVSGFITGIFFKEGDVVQKGQALYEIDRRKYLAAFQQAQANVLSAKANLSKAQKDIDRYNMLLKNDAVARQTVDQATAAYETARSQVAVANAALASARTDLSYATISAPFTGRIGISQVRLGAQVTPGTTLLNTISAENPVGIDVVINEQQIDRFYKLMKSSTDTTFRLQLPNGQMYGSTGKILAVDRGVNNQTGSTIVRVQFPNPNKELKDGMSGVLQVLNDDSGNRIQIPYKAVVEQMGEFFVFTAQDSIALQHKVNLGPRVKDDVIVLDGINEGDKVITEGIQRLRDSSKVTTAAPAQPGAQGKPAAK, from the coding sequence ATGAAACACACCAGTATATATATTTTAGCCGTAACCGCCACAGTAACATGGTCGGCCTGTGGTAGCAAACAACAGCAGGCAGGCCCGCCTCCGGCAACGCCGATAAGCGTTGTTGAAGCTAAAAAAACTCCGGCCGCTTACTATGATAATTATCAGGGTATAGTAGTAGCTTTAAATACCGTTGAACTGCGCAGCCAGGTTTCAGGCTTTATTACCGGCATCTTTTTTAAAGAGGGTGACGTTGTTCAAAAGGGACAGGCACTATATGAGATAGACCGCCGTAAATACCTTGCGGCTTTTCAGCAGGCACAAGCTAACGTGCTCAGTGCTAAGGCTAACCTCTCAAAAGCGCAAAAGGATATCGACCGTTATAACATGCTGCTTAAAAATGATGCGGTTGCAAGGCAAACTGTGGACCAGGCAACCGCGGCTTATGAAACGGCACGAAGCCAGGTAGCCGTAGCCAACGCTGCATTAGCATCTGCACGAACCGATCTTTCTTACGCCACCATTAGCGCGCCATTTACCGGCCGTATCGGTATATCGCAGGTAAGGCTTGGCGCCCAGGTTACGCCTGGTACAACGCTGCTAAACACCATTTCGGCCGAGAACCCGGTGGGTATTGATGTGGTGATCAACGAGCAGCAGATAGACCGTTTTTATAAGCTGATGAAAAGCAGCACCGATACAACCTTCAGGTTGCAGTTGCCGAATGGGCAAATGTACGGTAGTACCGGTAAAATATTGGCGGTTGACCGTGGCGTAAACAACCAAACAGGTAGTACAATCGTAAGGGTCCAGTTCCCTAATCCTAATAAGGAATTGAAGGACGGAATGAGCGGCGTATTGCAGGTATTGAATGATGATTCAGGCAACCGCATACAAATACCTTACAAAGCGGTTGTTGAGCAAATGGGTGAGTTTTTCGTTTTCACCGCGCAGGATAGCATTGCTTTACAGCACAAGGTGAACCTTGGGCCACGTGTTAAGGATGACGTTATAGTACTTGATGGCATTAACGAAGGCGATAAGGTAATTACCGAGGGTATACAACGTTTGCGCGATAGCAGCAAGGTAACTACAGCTGCACCGGCACAGCCAGGCGCACAAGGTAAACCCGCTGCCAAGTAA
- a CDS encoding GtrA family protein, giving the protein MATFVKAQASSFISTAVDYLITFVCNHFFNLWYIYSNFAGTVAGGITNFLLGRIWVFHAREKKAPGQALKYILVWIGNLLLNNGGVFLFVHYLHVDKYISKAIVSLIVGFSYNYFMQKKFVFA; this is encoded by the coding sequence ATGGCAACATTTGTAAAGGCACAGGCCTCTTCGTTTATTTCAACCGCGGTTGACTATTTAATTACATTTGTATGCAACCATTTTTTTAATCTCTGGTACATATATTCAAATTTTGCAGGCACAGTTGCGGGTGGCATAACAAACTTTTTATTAGGCCGCATCTGGGTTTTTCATGCGAGGGAAAAAAAAGCACCGGGGCAGGCATTGAAATATATTTTGGTTTGGATAGGAAATCTGTTGTTAAATAACGGGGGTGTGTTTTTATTTGTACATTACTTACACGTTGATAAATATATATCAAAAGCCATTGTTTCATTAATAGTTGGCTTTAGTTACAATTATTTTATGCAAAAGAAGTTTGTATTTGCATAA
- a CDS encoding CDP-alcohol phosphatidyltransferase family protein, producing the protein MTQQTTTATTSPNLRTSLQLGIYKVIDPFVKVLIKLGLTPNAVTSIGFVLNVGVAVIFIAGAETGARINLNYVGWAGGLILFAGLFDMLDGQVARLGNMKSTFGALYDSVLDRYSELIMFLGICYYLVAHHYFFSSIFAFIALIGSMMVSYVRARAEGLGVECKGGLMQRPERVVTIGLCAILCGVMSNYIGGDYKLYVPGIKYHVFETMSFFTLPITILAVLTNITAFNRLREAKKALEEKEQQ; encoded by the coding sequence ATGACACAGCAAACCACCACGGCAACAACATCACCAAATCTGCGTACCAGCCTGCAACTGGGCATTTATAAAGTAATTGATCCTTTTGTAAAGGTGCTTATTAAACTTGGCCTAACCCCTAACGCGGTTACCTCAATTGGCTTCGTGCTTAATGTTGGTGTTGCCGTAATATTTATAGCGGGCGCTGAAACCGGCGCGCGTATAAACCTGAACTACGTAGGTTGGGCAGGCGGCCTGATATTATTTGCCGGCTTGTTTGACATGCTTGACGGGCAGGTTGCACGCTTGGGCAACATGAAATCAACCTTTGGCGCACTGTACGATTCAGTACTTGACCGTTACAGCGAACTGATTATGTTTTTAGGCATATGTTACTACCTGGTAGCGCATCACTATTTCTTCAGTTCGATATTCGCTTTCATAGCCCTGATTGGCTCCATGATGGTAAGCTACGTGCGCGCCCGTGCCGAAGGACTTGGCGTTGAATGTAAAGGTGGTTTAATGCAACGCCCTGAGCGTGTGGTTACCATTGGTTTGTGTGCCATATTATGCGGTGTAATGTCAAACTACATTGGCGGAGATTACAAACTATATGTACCTGGTATTAAATATCATGTATTTGAAACCATGTCTTTTTTTACGCTCCCAATTACTATATTAGCTGTACTAACTAACATAACCGCGTTTAACCGGTTGCGTGAGGCTAAAAAAGCCCTCGAAGAAAAAGAACAGCAATAA